Proteins from a genomic interval of Oceanicoccus sp. KOV_DT_Chl:
- a CDS encoding thiolase domain-containing protein → MKDVAIVSFAQTNCMRTAGAQNEVELIMPVVKQALADAGLKTVHDVDFVCSGSCDYQQGAAFAFVLGVDALGAVPPIKESHVEMDAAWALYESWLKIQMGSADSALIYGFGKSSPGDLPNVLSLQLDPYYLTPLAVDSVSMAAMQARIMLDKGDITEQDMAQVVANSRANAKKNNPQAQLSGDVSVDELLAEETYLSPLRKHDCCPISDGASAMVICTVEKAKEWGKPYAVIKGIDHRIDTHHLGLRDLTESASTRIAGEKAGVSAGPVEVAELYAPFSHQETILKKALGLDDSVDINPSGGVLAGNLMMASGLSRIGEVARRIISGQYQRGVAHATSGPCLQQNIVLVLEGAE, encoded by the coding sequence ATGAAAGATGTAGCAATCGTTTCCTTCGCTCAAACAAACTGTATGCGTACTGCTGGCGCGCAGAATGAAGTTGAATTAATTATGCCAGTGGTAAAGCAGGCGTTAGCAGATGCTGGTTTAAAAACTGTGCACGATGTGGATTTTGTTTGTTCCGGTAGCTGTGATTATCAGCAGGGCGCCGCTTTTGCTTTTGTATTAGGCGTTGACGCGCTCGGTGCGGTGCCGCCAATTAAAGAATCTCATGTGGAAATGGATGCGGCCTGGGCGTTGTACGAGAGCTGGCTAAAAATCCAAATGGGTAGCGCCGATAGCGCGTTGATTTATGGCTTTGGTAAATCATCACCGGGTGATTTACCCAATGTATTATCACTGCAACTTGATCCCTATTATCTAACACCGCTGGCGGTGGATTCTGTCAGCATGGCAGCAATGCAAGCGCGGATCATGTTGGATAAAGGTGATATTACTGAGCAGGATATGGCGCAGGTTGTTGCCAATTCCCGCGCTAATGCGAAAAAGAATAATCCGCAAGCGCAGCTAAGTGGTGATGTTAGTGTTGATGAGTTGTTAGCCGAAGAAACTTATCTGTCACCGCTGCGCAAACATGATTGCTGTCCTATCAGTGATGGTGCTTCGGCAATGGTGATTTGTACCGTTGAGAAAGCCAAAGAGTGGGGCAAGCCTTACGCGGTAATCAAAGGCATTGATCATCGTATTGATACGCATCATTTAGGTTTACGTGATTTAACTGAATCAGCCTCCACCCGTATCGCGGGAGAGAAGGCTGGTGTCTCAGCAGGTCCAGTGGAAGTGGCGGAATTGTATGCGCCCTTCAGTCATCAGGAAACTATTCTGAAGAAAGCGCTAGGACTGGATGATTCGGTGGACATTAATCCTTCCGGTGGTGTACTTGCTGGCAATTTAATGATGGCGTCGGGATTGTCGCGTATTGGTGAAGTTGCCAGGCGGATTATTTCCGGGCAATACCAACGAGGTGTAGCGCACGCGACCAGCGGTCCGTGTTTGCAGCAAAATATAGTACTAGTGTTAGAGGGGGCAGAATAA
- a CDS encoding AMP-binding protein codes for MTMTFNIADLFEKVAETVGDREAIICGDNRATYDALEKGANQIAHYLQSQGVGAGDHVGLYMYNNAEYLEAMLACFKIRAVPINVNYRYVKDELLYIFENADMVACIHNREFIPHIAEIRAAAKDMQTFISVDDGSDEDLVQIDAIDYQVAKQVQSDKRDFPDRADDDLFILYTGGTTGMPKGVMWPHKNVFMAAMGGGGHFSPLGACVEPEDIASRVLENPIVGIALAPLMHGASWWYACIQLLAGNKLVLNHHRSLIGEEVWDICEREKCNAVQIVGDAMAIPLLDALEANPDRWDLTPIFNVGSGGAVFSESKQDAFKAIFPNVFITNSFGSSESGQMGMDNGQKKGEAGLGNVTRSEFMDVIVVEEGQPPRHAKPGEMGIFSRSGYIPVGYYNAPEKTAETFLDVDGKIWLLTGDESILEEDGTITVYGRGSNCINSGGEKYSLKKSSKR; via the coding sequence ATGACTATGACATTTAATATTGCTGATCTATTTGAAAAAGTGGCAGAGACGGTTGGTGATCGTGAGGCAATTATCTGTGGCGATAATCGCGCTACTTACGATGCCCTGGAAAAAGGCGCCAATCAAATTGCACATTACTTGCAATCACAAGGTGTTGGTGCTGGCGATCACGTTGGCTTGTATATGTATAACAACGCAGAGTATCTGGAAGCGATGCTGGCCTGTTTTAAAATTCGCGCAGTTCCGATCAATGTAAATTACCGCTACGTAAAAGATGAACTACTTTATATTTTTGAAAATGCGGATATGGTTGCCTGTATTCACAACCGTGAATTTATTCCGCATATTGCTGAAATACGTGCTGCTGCAAAAGATATGCAGACATTTATTTCGGTTGATGATGGCTCCGACGAAGACCTTGTCCAGATTGACGCCATTGATTATCAGGTCGCAAAACAAGTACAAAGTGATAAGCGCGATTTTCCTGATCGCGCCGATGATGATTTATTTATTCTTTACACTGGTGGTACCACGGGTATGCCCAAAGGTGTTATGTGGCCGCATAAAAATGTATTTATGGCAGCTATGGGTGGCGGTGGACATTTCTCCCCTCTGGGGGCCTGTGTAGAGCCTGAAGATATCGCCAGTCGTGTGCTGGAAAATCCTATCGTCGGTATAGCATTGGCGCCATTGATGCACGGCGCGTCCTGGTGGTATGCCTGTATTCAATTGCTTGCTGGCAATAAGTTGGTACTAAATCATCACCGCTCACTGATTGGTGAAGAAGTATGGGATATCTGTGAGCGGGAAAAGTGTAACGCGGTGCAAATCGTAGGTGATGCCATGGCCATCCCGTTACTCGATGCCCTGGAAGCTAATCCCGACCGTTGGGATTTAACGCCGATTTTTAATGTTGGTTCAGGTGGTGCCGTTTTTTCTGAATCAAAACAAGATGCCTTTAAAGCTATTTTCCCCAATGTATTTATTACCAACTCCTTTGGTTCTTCCGAGTCCGGTCAAATGGGTATGGATAACGGCCAGAAAAAAGGCGAAGCCGGTTTGGGTAATGTCACCCGCAGTGAATTTATGGATGTCATTGTGGTGGAAGAGGGGCAACCGCCACGTCATGCTAAACCGGGTGAGATGGGTATCTTCTCTCGCTCCGGTTATATCCCTGTAGGTTATTACAATGCGCCAGAAAAAACGGCAGAGACTTTTCTTGATGTCGATGGAAAAATCTGGTTGCTGACTGGTGATGAATCTATTCTCGAAGAAGATGGCACCATTACGGTTTATGGACGTGGTTCAAACTGTATTAATTCCGGTGGTGAAAAATATTCCCTGAAGAAGTCGAGCAAGCGTTAA
- a CDS encoding thiolase domain-containing protein, translated as MAELAAVVGIGQTKYQTKRLDVSIAGLVREAAMNALIDADLGWDDIDAVIIGKAPDMFEGIVMPELYLTDALGCNGKPMLRVHTAGSVGGSTAIVAASYVQSGVFKRILTVTFEKQSESNAMWALSSPQPFSPHLNAGAGGYFAPIIREYMRRSNAPYDAGIKVATKDRLHGAKNPLAHLQLPNITMKEVEDSPMLWDPIRFLEACPSSDGACAMVIAHEDLVSQSPKKPAWIKGQAMRSEPTMYAGREEVNPQAGRDCAADVYKQAGITDPLKDFDCAEVYVPFSWYEAMWLENLGFAEEGKGWELSMADVTNNNAGGSCPWNASGGVLSSNAIGASGMIRFAEAARQVRNDAGAHQVEGAKTALGHAYGGGAQFFAMWVVSADK; from the coding sequence ATGGCTGAATTAGCTGCTGTTGTTGGTATTGGTCAAACTAAATACCAAACCAAACGTTTGGATGTCTCCATTGCTGGCTTGGTACGTGAAGCTGCGATGAATGCATTAATTGATGCCGATCTCGGTTGGGATGATATTGACGCGGTCATTATTGGTAAGGCGCCGGATATGTTCGAAGGCATCGTCATGCCTGAACTGTATCTCACCGATGCCTTAGGCTGTAATGGTAAGCCCATGTTGCGTGTGCATACTGCCGGTTCGGTCGGTGGTTCTACCGCTATTGTTGCTGCCTCTTATGTTCAGTCCGGCGTTTTTAAACGGATTTTAACCGTCACTTTTGAAAAACAATCGGAATCCAATGCGATGTGGGCGCTATCAAGTCCGCAGCCATTTTCTCCGCATTTGAATGCGGGGGCGGGTGGTTACTTTGCACCGATTATTCGTGAATATATGCGTCGCTCCAATGCGCCTTATGATGCGGGAATAAAAGTTGCGACCAAGGATCGTTTGCACGGTGCAAAAAATCCGTTGGCACATTTGCAGCTACCGAATATCACCATGAAAGAAGTAGAAGACTCACCGATGCTGTGGGATCCGATTCGCTTTTTGGAAGCTTGTCCATCTTCAGATGGCGCTTGTGCTATGGTAATCGCGCATGAAGATTTGGTGTCACAGTCACCGAAAAAACCCGCATGGATTAAAGGGCAGGCGATGCGGTCTGAGCCGACCATGTATGCAGGGCGTGAAGAAGTGAACCCGCAAGCCGGTCGTGATTGTGCGGCAGATGTTTACAAACAAGCGGGCATCACTGACCCACTGAAAGACTTTGACTGTGCTGAAGTGTATGTACCGTTTTCCTGGTATGAAGCCATGTGGCTGGAAAACCTGGGCTTTGCTGAAGAGGGTAAGGGCTGGGAGTTGAGTATGGCTGATGTCACTAATAATAATGCTGGCGGTAGTTGCCCATGGAATGCGTCAGGAGGGGTGTTATCTTCCAATGCTATTGGTGCGTCCGGGATGATACGGTTCGCCGAAGCTGCTCGTCAGGTGCGTAATGATGCTGGTGCTCATCAGGTTGAAGGGGCCAAAACGGCCTTGGGTCACGCCTATGGCGGTGGTGCCCAATTCTTCGCCATGTGGGTAGTAAGCGCAGATAAATAA
- the der gene encoding ribosome biogenesis GTPase Der yields the protein MVPVIALVGRPNVGKSTLFNRLTKSRDALVANLPGLTRDRKYGEATLGDRRFIVIDTGGISGEEEGIDAAMAQQSMLAVDEADVVFFMCDARAGVTAGDETLAHKLRQSNKPVFYIANKIDGVDPNVAMADFYRLGIKQLYPMTASHGKGVKQLLSDMFEHFPEAEIDEEADKHRGTKIAIIGRPNVGKSTLVNRLLGEERVVVYDHPGTTRDSIYIDYEREGEAYTLIDTAGVRRRKNIKEAVEKFSIVKALKAIDDANVVVLVMDAAEGLVDQDLHLLGQAIDAGRALVIALNKWDGLDADHKQWVKNELERRLQFIDFAEIHFISALHGTGVGHLYESIDSAYRSSMEKLQTNKLTHILEGAVFDHAPPLINGRRIKLRYAHAGGSNPPIIVIHGNQTDKVPSSYRRYLEKVFRRELKLIGTPIRIEFKAGDNPYAEKNDKITGRKLERKARLKNQTGKKKDKVKASVKKTQRVNKKQAPKK from the coding sequence ATGGTTCCAGTAATTGCACTTGTCGGCCGTCCAAATGTGGGGAAATCCACATTGTTCAATCGGCTGACCAAAAGCCGCGATGCGCTGGTGGCCAACTTGCCGGGTTTAACCCGTGACCGTAAATATGGTGAAGCAACATTAGGCGACCGTCGTTTTATTGTGATTGATACAGGTGGTATCAGTGGCGAGGAAGAAGGTATTGATGCGGCGATGGCACAGCAATCCATGTTGGCGGTAGATGAGGCTGATGTGGTGTTTTTTATGTGCGATGCCCGTGCTGGCGTCACCGCCGGTGATGAAACGCTGGCACATAAGCTGCGGCAATCGAATAAGCCGGTGTTTTATATTGCCAATAAAATCGATGGTGTTGATCCCAATGTCGCTATGGCTGATTTTTACCGTTTAGGTATTAAACAGCTTTACCCGATGACCGCCAGCCATGGCAAAGGCGTGAAACAACTGCTGTCGGATATGTTCGAACATTTTCCGGAAGCCGAAATTGATGAAGAGGCAGACAAGCACCGCGGTACTAAAATTGCGATTATTGGTCGTCCCAATGTAGGCAAGTCCACACTGGTAAATCGCCTGCTCGGTGAGGAGCGGGTGGTGGTTTACGATCATCCGGGTACCACGCGTGACAGTATTTATATTGATTACGAGCGCGAAGGTGAGGCCTATACCTTGATTGATACCGCTGGTGTTAGACGGCGAAAGAACATCAAGGAAGCGGTAGAGAAATTCTCTATAGTTAAAGCCTTGAAGGCTATCGATGATGCCAATGTTGTAGTGTTGGTGATGGATGCGGCAGAAGGTTTAGTTGATCAGGATTTGCACTTATTAGGGCAGGCAATCGATGCCGGTCGGGCACTGGTAATTGCGCTTAATAAGTGGGACGGATTGGATGCCGATCATAAACAATGGGTAAAAAATGAATTAGAACGGCGCTTGCAGTTTATCGACTTTGCCGAAATTCATTTTATTTCAGCGCTACATGGCACTGGTGTCGGCCATCTCTATGAATCAATCGATAGCGCTTATCGCTCATCCATGGAGAAATTACAAACCAATAAACTAACGCACATTCTCGAAGGTGCGGTGTTTGATCATGCGCCACCGTTGATCAATGGTCGTCGAATTAAGCTGCGTTATGCCCATGCCGGTGGTTCAAATCCGCCAATTATCGTTATTCATGGTAACCAAACTGATAAAGTCCCGAGCAGCTATAGACGCTATTTGGAAAAAGTATTCCGCCGCGAACTGAAGTTGATAGGCACGCCAATACGTATTGAGTTCAAAGCCGGTGATAACCCTTATGCGGAAAAAAATGACAAAATTACCGGTCGTAAGCTGGAGCGTAAGGCACGGCTGAAGAACCAAACCGGCAAGAAAAAAGATAAAGTGAAAGCAAGCGTCAAGAAAACGCAGCGAGTTAATAAGAAGCAAGCGCCTAAAAAATAA
- a CDS encoding Zn-ribbon domain-containing OB-fold protein gives MSAEPEVLNQDFTLGYTYTRSTGPIVGRFLTELRNRKVVGIKGSDGKVIVPPVEYDPVTAEALSEFVDVADTGTVQTWSWIKHPRPSHLLQKPFAFALILMDGADTPMLHMVDAGDEAAMSTGMKVKVRWADEPKGFIDDIAYFVAADSADVAGPLAAIEDLEDITGVECPIYLKYNFTAGSATSRFLTQIKQGKIVGQKCPSCLNVYVPPRGSCASCGVATTEEVECNDKATVESFTIVYIPIPGHPVKPPYVIANLVADGSNISFLHLLSECVNEDVHMGQRVQAVWRPQEEWTYAMDNILYFKPLDEPDVPHDLIGKVNPSDPSYQQGEG, from the coding sequence ATGTCAGCAGAGCCAGAGGTGTTAAACCAGGATTTTACTCTGGGCTATACCTACACCCGCTCCACGGGCCCCATTGTCGGCCGCTTTCTGACCGAACTACGCAATCGCAAAGTGGTTGGTATCAAAGGCAGTGACGGTAAAGTGATAGTGCCCCCTGTAGAATATGACCCGGTTACTGCCGAAGCATTGAGCGAGTTTGTCGATGTGGCTGATACCGGCACTGTACAGACCTGGTCCTGGATCAAACATCCACGTCCTTCGCACCTGTTACAAAAACCTTTCGCCTTTGCGCTGATCCTAATGGATGGTGCGGATACGCCTATGCTACATATGGTCGATGCGGGTGATGAAGCTGCTATGTCTACAGGCATGAAAGTTAAAGTACGTTGGGCCGATGAGCCGAAAGGTTTTATTGATGATATCGCCTATTTCGTAGCGGCGGATTCAGCCGATGTAGCGGGACCGTTAGCGGCGATTGAAGATCTTGAAGATATCACCGGTGTTGAATGTCCGATTTATTTGAAGTACAACTTTACTGCCGGGTCTGCAACATCCCGTTTTCTGACCCAGATTAAACAGGGTAAAATCGTTGGCCAGAAATGCCCTTCCTGTCTCAACGTTTATGTACCACCACGCGGCTCCTGTGCGTCCTGTGGTGTCGCCACTACGGAAGAAGTGGAATGCAACGACAAGGCAACCGTCGAGTCATTCACTATTGTTTATATTCCTATTCCTGGTCATCCTGTTAAACCGCCTTATGTTATTGCCAATCTAGTCGCGGATGGCTCCAATATTTCCTTCCTGCATCTGCTCAGTGAATGTGTCAACGAAGACGTACACATGGGCCAGAGAGTGCAAGCTGTGTGGCGGCCACAGGAAGAGTGGACCTACGCAATGGATAATATTTTATATTTCAAACCGCTCGACGAGCCCGATGTACCGCATGATCTAATTGGCAAGGTCAACCCTTCCGATCCGTCGTATCAACAAGGGGAGGGCTAA
- the bamB gene encoding outer membrane protein assembly factor BamB encodes MALLITTVQRLAVLLLACLMLACSSNDGEEEQGPAPLIEFEAERVFNKVWSQSLGDGQGGIFNRLTPAVENGVIYVAAADGELAAFSLDKGKELWDAEVEGFLVGGVGVGPSQLLLGTTAGEVVAVSKTDGAELWRVQVGGEVLAAPQFANELVIVQTFDGQLLALKAADGERVWSYRNTVPVLTLRGTSTPLVFRDAVIAGFANGRVISFELATGAVRWNTRIAVPKGDSEIQRIIDVDGAMLEDNGVIYAVSYQGKVAALEPQSGRRVWANDASSYAGMSQGFGNIYVSGQDGSVTAFEKNGQGARWAQTVLARRKLTGSATLSSYVVVGDVEGYIHALSQVDGHMAARTKVDSDGLQIDLQQVGDLLLVYGNSGKLVAYKLEEKAKGWF; translated from the coding sequence ATGGCGTTATTGATCACTACAGTACAACGTCTGGCAGTTTTACTACTGGCCTGTTTAATGCTGGCTTGTAGTTCCAACGATGGGGAAGAAGAGCAGGGTCCAGCGCCGTTAATCGAATTTGAAGCCGAGCGTGTGTTCAATAAAGTGTGGAGTCAATCACTGGGTGATGGTCAGGGCGGTATTTTTAATCGTCTGACTCCAGCTGTTGAAAACGGTGTAATTTATGTTGCCGCAGCTGATGGTGAGCTGGCTGCGTTTAGTTTGGATAAAGGTAAAGAACTGTGGGATGCAGAAGTAGAAGGCTTTTTGGTGGGCGGTGTTGGTGTCGGGCCTAGCCAATTACTATTAGGCACTACCGCTGGCGAAGTGGTTGCGGTTAGCAAAACCGATGGTGCTGAATTGTGGCGAGTACAAGTGGGTGGTGAAGTCCTGGCGGCACCACAATTCGCTAATGAATTGGTGATTGTACAAACGTTCGATGGTCAGTTGCTGGCATTAAAAGCCGCTGATGGTGAGCGGGTGTGGTCTTATCGTAACACTGTCCCGGTATTAACTTTACGCGGCACGAGTACGCCGTTAGTGTTTCGCGATGCAGTGATTGCCGGCTTTGCAAATGGTCGCGTGATCAGTTTTGAGTTGGCCACGGGTGCAGTGCGCTGGAATACGCGTATAGCAGTACCCAAAGGTGATTCGGAAATACAGCGCATTATTGATGTCGATGGCGCCATGCTGGAAGACAATGGCGTAATTTATGCGGTCAGTTATCAGGGTAAAGTAGCGGCGCTGGAGCCACAATCGGGTCGCCGCGTATGGGCCAATGACGCTTCCAGTTACGCAGGTATGTCACAGGGGTTCGGTAATATATACGTCTCCGGTCAGGATGGTAGTGTCACTGCCTTTGAAAAAAATGGCCAGGGTGCACGTTGGGCACAGACGGTTTTGGCTCGGCGTAAATTGACTGGATCAGCTACCCTGAGTAGTTATGTGGTGGTAGGTGATGTAGAAGGATATATCCATGCCTTGTCACAAGTAGATGGCCACATGGCTGCCCGCACTAAAGTTGATTCCGACGGTTTGCAGATAGACTTGCAACAAGTGGGCGATTTGTTATTGGTGTACGGTAATAGCGGTAAATTAGTTGCCTATAAGCTGGAAGAAAAAGCTAAAGGCTGGTTTTAA
- the ispG gene encoding flavodoxin-dependent (E)-4-hydroxy-3-methylbut-2-enyl-diphosphate synthase gives MQMESPIKRRKTRQIMVGNVAVGGDAPISVQSMTNTDTCDVAATVAQIKQLEAACADIVRVSVPTMDAAEAFKKIRQQVSVPLVADIHFDYKIALKVAEYGVDCLRINPGNIGRDDKVRAVIDAARDKNIPIRIGVNAGSLEKELQRKYGEPTPDALVESAMRHIDILDSLDFQNFKLSVKASDVFMAVAAYRKISAQIDQPLHLGITEAGGLRGGTVKSAVGLGMLLMDGIGDTIRVSLAADPVEEVKVGYEILKSLKLRSKGINFIACPSCSRQNFDVVATMNALEGRLEDVTTPLDVAVIGCIVNGPGEAKEAEIGLTGGTPKHLIYVDGEKDHKVGKENLIDHLEGLIRDKVAVKQKAEQDLIAKQS, from the coding sequence AGTATGACCAATACTGATACCTGCGATGTAGCTGCAACGGTGGCACAAATTAAACAGTTAGAAGCTGCGTGTGCAGATATTGTAAGAGTGTCAGTGCCGACCATGGACGCAGCCGAGGCTTTTAAAAAAATTCGCCAGCAAGTGAGTGTGCCGTTAGTTGCTGATATTCATTTCGATTACAAAATTGCCTTAAAAGTTGCAGAATACGGCGTTGATTGTTTGCGGATCAATCCAGGTAATATTGGGCGCGATGATAAAGTGCGCGCAGTTATTGATGCTGCCAGAGACAAAAATATTCCTATTCGTATTGGGGTAAATGCCGGTTCTTTGGAAAAAGAATTGCAACGTAAGTACGGTGAGCCAACCCCGGATGCCTTGGTGGAATCGGCCATGCGCCACATTGATATCCTCGATAGTCTGGATTTTCAAAATTTTAAATTAAGCGTAAAAGCCTCTGATGTGTTTATGGCTGTTGCCGCCTATCGAAAGATTTCGGCACAAATAGACCAGCCCTTGCATTTGGGCATTACCGAAGCCGGTGGCTTACGCGGTGGTACTGTTAAATCTGCAGTAGGTTTAGGTATGCTGCTAATGGATGGCATTGGCGACACTATTCGGGTGTCATTAGCGGCTGATCCGGTTGAAGAAGTTAAAGTGGGTTATGAAATTCTTAAAAGCTTAAAGCTGCGCAGCAAAGGGATTAATTTTATTGCCTGCCCGAGTTGTTCACGGCAAAATTTTGATGTAGTGGCAACGATGAATGCGCTGGAAGGTCGTTTGGAAGATGTCACTACACCGTTGGATGTGGCGGTTATCGGTTGTATTGTTAATGGCCCTGGCGAAGCTAAAGAAGCCGAAATCGGTTTGACTGGCGGTACACCCAAACACTTGATTTATGTCGACGGTGAAAAAGATCATAAAGTTGGCAAAGAAAATTTAATCGATCACCTTGAGGGTTTGATTCGCGATAAAGTTGCAGTCAAACAAAAGGCGGAACAAGATCTGATTGCCAAGCAATCCTAG
- the hisS gene encoding histidine--tRNA ligase, translated as MAKIQSIRGMNDLLPADSALWQYLERTVSQVLSSYSYQEIRFPILEQTELFKRSIGEVTDIVEKEMYTFNDRNDESLTLRPEGTASCVRACLQNGLLDNQQVQRLWYTGPMFRYEKPQKGRLRQFHQIGVESFGVASPDVDAELIMITARLWQQLGLMPYVTLELNSIGTLEARANYRTALLEYLNQYVDQLDEDSQRRLSSNPLRILDSKNVQTQQILQQAPVLTDYLDEESRSDFEQLKQLLDEVGIQYRLNPKLVRGLDYYSKTVFEWVTDQLGAQGTVCAGGRYDGLVEQLGGKPSPAVGFAMGIERLCLLLAETGNIPSTLTNQPDIYFVVAGDQAQLAAVKIAEALRTELPALKLMFHCGGGKFKKQLKKANDSGAVIALVLGDDEAALNQINVKWLREEREQQTVAVAELATQLQTIFNS; from the coding sequence TTGGCTAAAATACAATCCATACGTGGCATGAATGATTTATTGCCAGCCGATTCTGCGCTTTGGCAGTATCTAGAGCGCACGGTCAGTCAAGTCTTGTCCAGCTACAGCTACCAGGAAATCCGTTTTCCAATTCTTGAACAGACGGAATTATTCAAACGTTCGATCGGTGAAGTGACCGACATTGTTGAAAAAGAAATGTACACTTTTAACGATCGTAATGACGAGAGTCTTACCTTGCGTCCTGAAGGTACTGCTAGTTGTGTGCGTGCTTGTTTGCAAAATGGTTTGTTAGATAATCAGCAAGTTCAGCGTTTGTGGTACACGGGGCCGATGTTCCGTTATGAAAAACCCCAAAAAGGTCGGCTACGGCAGTTTCACCAAATTGGAGTAGAAAGCTTTGGCGTGGCAAGTCCCGATGTCGACGCTGAGTTAATTATGATTACGGCGAGACTGTGGCAGCAATTAGGCTTGATGCCCTATGTCACGCTGGAGCTGAACAGTATTGGTACCTTGGAGGCGCGGGCTAATTATCGAACTGCACTGCTTGAGTATCTTAATCAATATGTTGATCAATTGGATGAAGATAGCCAGCGCCGCTTGAGTTCAAATCCGCTGCGTATTCTCGATAGTAAAAATGTGCAGACGCAGCAAATTTTACAACAGGCGCCGGTGCTAACCGATTATCTGGATGAGGAGTCGCGTTCAGATTTTGAACAACTAAAACAGCTGTTAGATGAGGTAGGTATTCAATACCGGCTAAACCCGAAACTGGTGCGCGGTTTGGATTACTATAGTAAAACTGTGTTTGAGTGGGTAACCGATCAGTTAGGCGCGCAGGGCACGGTCTGTGCCGGTGGTCGCTATGACGGCTTGGTTGAGCAGCTGGGGGGTAAGCCATCTCCTGCGGTGGGTTTTGCGATGGGGATCGAACGGTTATGCCTGTTATTGGCCGAAACCGGAAATATACCGTCAACTTTGACCAATCAGCCCGATATTTATTTTGTTGTGGCTGGGGATCAGGCACAATTAGCCGCGGTCAAAATCGCCGAGGCGCTACGGACTGAATTACCGGCATTGAAGCTGATGTTTCACTGTGGTGGTGGTAAGTTTAAGAAACAGTTGAAAAAGGCCAATGACAGTGGTGCGGTTATCGCTCTGGTGCTGGGTGATGATGAGGCTGCGCTGAATCAGATCAATGTTAAGTGGTTGCGCGAAGAGCGTGAACAACAAACTGTAGCCGTTGCTGAATTAGCTACGCAGCTGCAAACAATTTTTAATAGTTAG
- a CDS encoding group III truncated hemoglobin, which translates to MTAQKPDLDTKPHIQQFVEAFYGKLLNDKHLAPIFLDVAAVDLNKHLPLICSYWEKLLLGERDYNRHTMNIHRALNAKQALTQQDFDRWLQLFITTVDQHFSGPKAEQAKRTASQIAANMFNAVSG; encoded by the coding sequence ATGACTGCCCAGAAACCAGACCTCGACACCAAGCCCCATATTCAACAGTTTGTTGAAGCCTTCTATGGCAAATTATTAAATGATAAGCATTTGGCCCCCATCTTTCTGGATGTTGCTGCCGTCGATCTGAATAAACACCTGCCATTGATTTGCAGCTACTGGGAAAAATTATTACTCGGTGAGCGTGACTATAATCGCCATACCATGAATATCCATCGGGCGCTGAATGCTAAACAAGCACTGACCCAGCAGGATTTTGACCGCTGGTTGCAGTTATTTATCACCACGGTCGACCAGCACTTCAGCGGACCTAAAGCGGAGCAGGCCAAGCGTACTGCCAGCCAGATTGCCGCCAATATGTTTAATGCGGTGTCCGGCTAG
- a CDS encoding tetratricopeptide repeat protein: MADSFQSEDEQVEQLKKWWRENGQSTVITIVLAIAGVFGWQAYQTQQQATVDAASAIYQNLLSAAAGENGVVTSSQKATANHLADTLKNDFSGSTYAQFAALFKAKLAVEANDLATAEQELTWVLAQNPTTEINLQAQLRLARVLFAQDKFDDSLALLNIDAGAYAASYEEVKGDIYLAKGDNAAAKLAYQKAVELAAQAAQPGSNPLLEIKLQQLTSEGDA; encoded by the coding sequence ATGGCGGATAGCTTTCAATCAGAAGACGAACAGGTCGAACAACTTAAGAAATGGTGGCGTGAAAATGGCCAATCTACGGTTATTACCATTGTGCTAGCTATTGCCGGTGTATTTGGTTGGCAGGCGTATCAGACCCAGCAACAGGCTACAGTTGATGCGGCCTCGGCAATTTATCAGAATTTATTGTCAGCTGCTGCAGGTGAGAATGGCGTGGTGACCAGTTCGCAAAAGGCTACCGCCAATCATCTGGCCGACACGCTGAAAAATGACTTCTCCGGCTCAACCTATGCACAATTTGCTGCCTTGTTTAAAGCCAAGCTGGCGGTAGAAGCCAATGATTTGGCGACTGCTGAGCAAGAGTTAACGTGGGTGTTGGCGCAAAATCCTACTACCGAAATTAATTTACAAGCACAGTTGCGCTTGGCGCGGGTGTTATTTGCACAGGATAAGTTTGATGACTCGCTGGCCTTACTTAATATCGATGCGGGTGCCTATGCGGCCTCCTATGAAGAAGTGAAAGGTGATATTTATTTGGCTAAGGGCGATAACGCTGCAGCAAAATTAGCCTATCAGAAAGCAGTAGAGTTAGCGGCGCAAGCGGCGCAACCTGGCTCCAACCCACTGTTAGAAATTAAGCTACAACAATTAACTAGCGAAGGGGATGCCTAA